In Gracilimonas sp., a single window of DNA contains:
- a CDS encoding dienelactone hydrolase family protein: MKTSLLTAIIALLAFPVLAQDYAVEQLESSPRHHEWVTIESNERTLHNFVVYPETSEPAPIVIVIHENRGLNDWARSFADQLAGKGFIAVAPDLISNTVAGIEKTGDFKNSDAARQALYDLDPDHVTTDLMNVLEYAKTIKAGNGTFAVAGFCWGGSQSFRLATNAGDAIDAAFVFYGTGPGDAEAYADIKVPVYGFYGANDERVNSTIADSEAAMKRFGKTYDYKIYEGAGHAYMRSGDDPEKPQDDPNVEARNKSWERLVSILNNFN; the protein is encoded by the coding sequence ATGAAAACATCATTACTTACTGCCATCATCGCATTATTAGCGTTTCCTGTACTTGCTCAGGATTATGCCGTTGAACAGCTCGAAAGCTCACCTCGCCATCACGAGTGGGTCACTATTGAATCAAATGAGAGAACTTTACATAATTTTGTGGTCTATCCGGAAACCTCCGAACCTGCGCCGATAGTGATTGTAATTCACGAAAACCGTGGCCTGAATGACTGGGCACGCAGTTTTGCAGACCAACTGGCTGGTAAGGGATTTATAGCTGTAGCTCCCGATTTAATCTCTAATACAGTAGCAGGTATCGAAAAAACCGGTGATTTTAAAAATTCCGATGCGGCCCGACAAGCACTTTATGATCTTGATCCTGATCACGTTACCACTGATTTAATGAATGTGCTCGAGTATGCCAAAACCATCAAGGCCGGAAATGGAACATTTGCAGTGGCCGGATTCTGCTGGGGAGGTTCCCAATCTTTCCGGTTAGCCACCAATGCCGGTGATGCCATTGATGCAGCTTTTGTATTCTACGGCACCGGGCCCGGCGATGCTGAAGCTTATGCTGACATTAAAGTACCCGTCTATGGATTTTATGGAGCCAATGATGAGCGCGTAAATTCTACCATCGCGGACTCTGAGGCTGCAATGAAGCGGTTCGGGAAAACATATGATTATAAAATCTATGAGGGCGCCGGACATGCCTATATGCGCAGCGGAGATGATCCCGAGAAACCCCAGGATGATCCTAATGTAGAGGCCCGAAATAAATCCTGGGAGCGGTTGGTTTCCATCCTGAATAATTTTAATTAA